CGACGAGAACGCCGCCGTCTGCCAGGAGCACCAACAGCAGATCTCCGAGTGGATCGCCAAGTACGTCACTGCCAAACAGCAGGTCCTCCAGGAGCAGAAGCAGGAGATCAAGGCCGCCGTCGCCGACTTCCTGCTCAACAAGCTCGAGGAGGAACAACCCACCGTCGACGGTGAGCTGCAGGCCGAGACGACCTTCCCCAACGCCGGACTGCTCATCGAGGCCGGCTATCCCCGCGAGACCTTCGTCAACCCCTACGCGCCCGCGGGTACGCCCCCCGGCACCGGGTTCGAGATCGAGATCGACACCGACCAAAGCGAAGAGGGCCAGACCAGCTACGAGGTCAAAATCACCAGCACCAACAACTACCGCATCGGACCCTCCGGCGGCCTGCTCTCCGATCCCGACAGCCGACCCAACGCCCGGGAGCTCATCGACTTCGGCGCCCCCGAAGACATCTTCTACTGCCCCGAACGGGCCGAATTCGATGAACCCCTCGGGATGGATTACGCCCTGCGCGGGGTCACCGGCGACGTCGAGTGCGCCACCGACTCCAAGGGCGACCGCCACGATCCCAACGCCCAGTACCAACACACCCTCGACTGAGCCGTCTCCTAAACCACCGGCAATGGAGCCCGACCGATGACCAAAGCAGACAGCCAAACGCAGAAGAAAAAACATCTGCCCTGGGTCGAAATCCTGATCTTCCTCGCCCTCGCCGTGATCGTCTTCGCCGTCGTTCAACCCAACTTCGCCGAATACGATCAGGCCATTCAGACCACCCAGTGCAAGGAAAACCAGCACAACATCCAGCAGGCCGTCTACCTCTGGCTCAACCTCAACGGCAAGTCCACCGTCAGCCGCGGCGTCGGTGAAGAAGGCGACGTCGAGGTCCACGATATCTTCGGCAACAACGTCACCGGCATGCTCCACTACTCCGACACCCACCCCAACGCCCAGGACCTCATCGCCATGGGCGTCGACGAGAGCATCCTGATCTGCCCCGAGGTCGGCCCCGGTGAGAACTGCCTCGGACGCCACTACTGCTACAAAGACTCCGACGGCGCCGTCGAATGCGCCGTCGACGCCACCGGCAAGGCCCGCCTGCTCACCGACGAGATCAACCCCCAGACCGGCGAGTTCATCACCGCCGCCGACTACTACCACGACTAGGGGCTACCGCCGGGGCTGGGCGGGTAGCCCTCTCCCTGCGTCCGCCCCTGTGCTGCCCTAGCGCCGACTACCACCACGACTAGGGGCTACCGCCGGGGCTGGGCGGGTAGCCCTCTCCCTGCGTCCGCCGTTGTGCTGCCCTAGCGCCGACTACCAACACGACTAGGGGCTACCACCGGGGCTGGGCTGGTAGCCCTCTCCCTGCGTCCGCCGTTGTGCTGCCCTAGCGCCGACTACCAACACGACTAGGGGCTACCGCCGGGGTTGGGCTGGTAGCCCTCTCCCTGCGTCCGCTCCTGTGCTGCCCTAGCGCCGACTACTACCACGACTAGGGGCTACCGCCGGGGTTGGGCTGGTAGCCCTCTCCCTGCGTCCGCCCCTGTGCTGCCCTAGCGCCGACTACCATCACGACTAGAGGGCTACCGCCGGGGTTGGGCGGGTAGCCCTCTCCCTGCGTCCGCTCCTGTGCTGCTCTAGCGCCGACTACCACCACGACTAGAGGGCTACCGCCGGGGTTGGGCGGGTAGCCCTCTCCCTGCGTCCGCCCCCGTTCAACCCTACCGCCGACTACCATCACGACTAGAGGGCTACCGCCGGGGTTGGCTTGGCGGTCTCGGTCGGACAACAACCATCTTAAAAACACCGCCGCCGAACCCGGGGCATTCGATCGGTCGACCGGCCTACCGGATCAACAGGCACTGAAAACGGAGCGACCGCGCCAAACCCGTCAGAGTTGACCAACGCCCTCGACAGTCTCCCCGGGGACTTCCCCGGATAATCAACCGAATCGGGTCCGCCGACCCGGTTCGGTTTACTCAAAGCATTCCTCGGCCGGCCGCGGCGCCGTTTCACCGACCTCACTTCATCGGGATAAAAAACCAACGCAGACGGGACGGCGCGCGCCGTCCCGTCTCGTCGATCTCTCCCGTCGACGCTTAATCCAACAGGGCGTTGAGCTTAACGATCAGCTCCTCGATGTCCAGGCCGTGGAGCAGGGCGTAAAGCTCGAGGGTGCCGTCCTCCGAGGCCGGACACTCCCGGCAGTCGCCGTGGGCCACGGTCTGCAGCTCGGCGGCGATGCGCTCGGAGCGCGAGATGGCCTGGGCTACGGTGGTGTCTTTGGTGATCGGCTCCACGGTGAACCCCCCGGTTGACGCCTAGCTAGGTTCGACAAGCCTACTCCGCCGCCTCGGCGGCTTTGTTGAGGTCGACCATCAGCTTGCTGAGGTCGGTGATGCCGTGACCGGCGGCGCCCTGCTCGATGGTCTCGAAATTGGCCACATGACAGCCCACGCAGTGCAGGCCGTGGGCCATGAAAACGGGGATCGTCTTGGGGAACTTCTTGACGACGTTCTCGATGATCATGTCTTTGGTGATGGCTTCGCTCATGGCTCTCCAAGGTCGGTCCGCCGCGGGGACGGTTTTCGTCGTTGGTGATAACGTCTGCAACAAGTATTGTAGCCGATGAATCAGCTTTTTGCAATCCAGCCGGTCGGGTATTATCCCCGGGTCTGGAACGTTGACAGCCCCGCCGCCCCTTCCCTATACTTAAAGGGAATAAAATACGTCAGCACACCGAGATACCGCCTCGCTCCCGGAGGAGATCAATGTACCGCCGTTTCACCGTTTCCGGCGCCCGCGGCGTCGTCGGCGAGGGTCTCGAGCCCCGGCTGGCCCTCGAGCTGAGCGCCGCCCTGGCCGAACTCCTCGACGACGGTCCCGTCGTCGTCGGCCGCGACAGCCGCACCAGCGGACCCGTCTTCCGTCACGCCGTGTTGGCCGCCCTGCTGGGCGCGGGACGGCGCGTCATCGACATCGGCGTGGTCACCACCCCGACCACCCAGTTGGCCGTCGAGTGGCGCGAGGCCGCCGGGGGGATCATGATCACCGCCAGCCACAACCCCATCAGCTGGAACGGCCTCAAGTTCATCGGCCCCTCGGGCAGCTTCCTGACCCCGGAGCGGGTCGAGAAGATGAAGACCTTCCTCGCCGAGGGGACCGCGCCCTGGGTCGGTCATGCCGACATCGGCGTCGAGCTGCGCTGGGACCACGCCGTCGAGCACCATATCGACGCCGTCTGCGACCTGGTCGACACCGAGCTGATCGCCGCCGCCGGCCTCGAGGTGGCCGTCGACTGCTGCGGCGGCGCCGGCGGGGTGATCATCCCCGACCTCCTCGAGCGCCTCGGCGTGATCCACCGCGACCTGGGCTGCCGGGCCGACGGCCGCTTCACCCGGGACCCCGAACCCCTGGCCGCCAACATCGGCGAGCTGGCCGACCTCGTCGCCAAGAGCGACTCCGTCCTCGGCCTGGCCTTCGATTCCGACGTCGACCGCCTGGCCCTCGTCGGCGCCACGGGAACACCGCTGGGCGAGGAGCGCACCCTGCAACTGGCCGCCCTGTCCGTCCTCGAGGGCGCCGACAAACCCGCCGGACTCGAGATCGCCTGCAACCTCTCCACCAGCCGCTGCCTCGAGGACATCGCCGCGGCCCACGGCGCCCGCGTCCTGCGCGCCCCCGTCGGCGAGGTCAACGTCGTCGAGCTGATCCGCGCCCGGGGCTGCCCCGTCGGCGGCGAGGGCAACGGCGGCGTCATCTACCCCCGGCTCCACCTGGGCCGCGACGCCGTGATGGCCACCGCCCTGATCCTCGAACAACTGGCCCGCACCGGCAAGACTCCGGAACAGAACCTGGCCCCCTACCCCGACTACGAGATCGTCAAGGTCAAGCAGCCCGTCCCCGATCCCGCGACCCTCGAGCGCGCCTACGAGCACCTGCGCGGCCACTTCCCCGACGCCGAACGCGACGAGCGCGACGGCCTGCGCCTGGCCTGGAAGGACCGCTGGCTCCACCTGCGCCCCTCGGGCACCGAGCCCGTGGTGCGCATCTTCGCCGAGGCCCCCGACCGCGCCGCCGCCGAGCAACTCGTCGAGATCGGCCGCGCCCTGCTCAACGGCGATGAGTAACCCCGAACCCCTCCAGGTGCCCGTCATCGGCGTCTGCCGCACGCCCTACGCCGCGCGTGGCGAGGCCCCGCGCCAGGGCCGCCTGCGCCCCGAGGTCGAAGGCCGCCTCGAGGTCTTCCCCGACTACGCCCCCGCCCTGGACCAGATCGAGCGCTTCTCCCACCTCATCGTGCTGTTCGCCTTCGACCGCTACCCCTCCGCCGAGCGCAGCCTGACCGGCCGGCCCCCCGGCGCCGGGATCACCGCCGGGGCCTTCGCCTGCTGCACCCCGCGGCGCCCCTCCGGCCTGGGTCTCGACGTCTGCCGTCTACTGCGCCGCGAGGACCGCACCCTTATCGTCGCCGGCGTCGATATGCTCGACGGCAGCCCCCTGGTCTCCATCCGTCCCTACCTGACCAGCGTCCACAGCTTCCCCGAAGCCGCGGGGGGCTATCCCGGCCTGGAGCGGGAACGCCGGCGGGATTGAATCACCGCCGGTCAACCACCGCCCCGGGGACTACTCGCTGAGATACCGATGCGCTTCAACGGCGCCCCGCTAAGAGAACACGGAAAAACCTTCGCCGTCGCCGTTCTCAACCGACCCATCCTCTCCCCGCCCGTCCTGCTCCCCGCCCGTCCTGCGCGAGGGTCACCTCGCCGTGATCGGGCGGTTCTTCCCCGGTGTGCCGATCGTCATCGCCGCCCGGGTCGGGGAACGTTGAGACCAATACGGCCCCGACGA
The DNA window shown above is from Candidatus Coatesbacteria bacterium and carries:
- the glmM gene encoding phosphoglucosamine mutase; protein product: MYRRFTVSGARGVVGEGLEPRLALELSAALAELLDDGPVVVGRDSRTSGPVFRHAVLAALLGAGRRVIDIGVVTTPTTQLAVEWREAAGGIMITASHNPISWNGLKFIGPSGSFLTPERVEKMKTFLAEGTAPWVGHADIGVELRWDHAVEHHIDAVCDLVDTELIAAAGLEVAVDCCGGAGGVIIPDLLERLGVIHRDLGCRADGRFTRDPEPLAANIGELADLVAKSDSVLGLAFDSDVDRLALVGATGTPLGEERTLQLAALSVLEGADKPAGLEIACNLSTSRCLEDIAAAHGARVLRAPVGEVNVVELIRARGCPVGGEGNGGVIYPRLHLGRDAVMATALILEQLARTGKTPEQNLAPYPDYEIVKVKQPVPDPATLERAYEHLRGHFPDAERDERDGLRLAWKDRWLHLRPSGTEPVVRIFAEAPDRAAAEQLVEIGRALLNGDE
- a CDS encoding disulfide oxidoreductase, translating into MEPITKDTTVAQAISRSERIAAELQTVAHGDCRECPASEDGTLELYALLHGLDIEELIVKLNALLD
- a CDS encoding DUF1858 domain-containing protein, which encodes MIIENVVKKFPKTIPVFMAHGLHCVGCHVANFETIEQGAAGHGITDLSKLMVDLNKAAEAAE
- the tsaA gene encoding tRNA (N6-threonylcarbamoyladenosine(37)-N6)-methyltransferase TrmO, with product MSNPEPLQVPVIGVCRTPYAARGEAPRQGRLRPEVEGRLEVFPDYAPALDQIERFSHLIVLFAFDRYPSAERSLTGRPPGAGITAGAFACCTPRRPSGLGLDVCRLLRREDRTLIVAGVDMLDGSPLVSIRPYLTSVHSFPEAAGGYPGLERERRRD